One Siniperca chuatsi isolate FFG_IHB_CAS linkage group LG5, ASM2008510v1, whole genome shotgun sequence DNA window includes the following coding sequences:
- the acacb gene encoding acetyl-CoA carboxylase isoform X4 — protein MLPFAVLGLILWILLLLWRINTKTVAMPLKGDESPSGCGLPPAEEDAPATQSPHPGEYSLSTVPTTSTHNEDNRASVGLKVKTLDAEALQVSSEGKSEKPSLLPTTQKPFKTKVPMLSSGPEARERLKFILGASEDNSSDEEPLVTKPPRGASQPPTSVPRSSPQQTSSVVPQSSSSSIKSSMSGLHLVKKGREHRKMDLQRDFTVASPAEFVIRFGGNRVIEKVLIANNGIAAVKCMRSIRRWSYEMFRNERTVRFVVMVTPEDLKANAEYIKMADHYVPVPGGPNNNNYANVELIVDIAKRIPVQAVWAGWGHASENPKLPELLNKAGISFLGPSSKAMWALGDKVASSIVAQSADIPTLPWSGSGLRVDWAEEDQTLGNVISVPPEVYTKGCVQDVDDGLAGAERIGYPVIIKASEGGGGKGIRKVESSEDFPSFFRQVQTEVPGSPIFIMQLAQHARHLEVQILADEYGNAISLFGRDCSIQRRHQKIIEEAPATIAAPSTLEQMEQYAVRLAKMVGYVSAGTVEYLFSEDGSFHFLELNPRLQVEHPCTEMIGDVNLPAAQLQIAMGIPLHRIKDIRLLYGETPWGDTIINFETPDCMPSPRGHVIAVRITSENPDEGFKPSSGTVQELNFRSSKNVWGYFSVGATGGLHEFADSQFGHCFSWGENREEAISNMVVAMKELSIRGDFRTTVEYLIKLLETESFRNNDIDTGWLDHLIAEKVQAERPDTMLGIVCGALHVADASFRKSMSDYLHSLERGQVLPAASLLNSVSVDLIYEGVKFCLKVARQSPTTYVIMMNGSNIEIDVHRLSDGGLLLCYDGSSHTTYMKEEVDSYRITVGNKTCVFEKEKDPTVLRSPSAGKLLQYMVEDGGHICAGETYAEIEVMKMVMTLTVQQSGCVHFVKRPGAVLQPGCVVAHIDLDDPSSIHRVELNTAILPPQQPLPIVGGKLHQVFHSVLENLGKVMDGYCLEEPYFSSKLKQWVATLMKTLRDPSLPLMELQEIMTSVAGRIPPGVEKDIRKVMAQYASNITSVLCQFPSQRIANILDSHAATLQRKADREVFFMNTQSIVQLVQRYRSGIRGYTKSVVLDLLKRYLQVEIQFQQAHYDKCVINLREQHKPDMSPVLEYIFSHAQVPKKNILVTMLIDQLCGRDSTLADELMAILNELTQLSKMENSKVALRARQVLIASHLPSYELRHNQVESIFLSAIDMYGHQFCPENLKKLILSETSIFDVLPNFFYHSNQVVCMAALEVYVRRAYIAYELNSIQHHQLQDGTCAVDFQFMLPSSHPNRIPVPVSGSSQFKMRRQSSELFMEEAWSPPCQRMGAMVAFQCFDDFKRNVDEVLASFAEPLLESAPFSESCSSLYEEENFKNMKENPIHIINVSIKTADTKDDDALVTAFTAFAQSKKAVLFECGIRRITFLIAQKREFPKFFTFRARDGFQEDRIYRNLEPALAFQLELNRMRNFDLTAVPCANHKMHLYLGAARVQEGAEVTDYRFFIRAIIRHSDLITKEASFEYLQNEGERLLLEAMDELEVAFSNTSVRTDCNHIFLNFVPTVIMDPSKIEESVRSMVMRYGIRLWKLRVMQAELKINIRLTPTGNAVPIRLFLTNESGYYLDISLYKEVTDPSSGQIMFKSYGDKQGPLHGMLINTPYVTKDLLQAKRFQAQTLGTTYVYDFPEMFRQALFKLWGPGDKHPKDVLMCTELVLDPQGRLVQMNRLPGDNNVGMVAFRMKMKTPEYPEGRDIIVICNDITHMIGSFGPQEDELFLRASELARAEGIPRIYIAANSGARIGLAEEIKHMFQVAWIDPADPYKGFKYLYLTPQDYTRISSTNAVHCHHVEEGGESRYIITDVIGKDEGLGVENLRGSGTIAGESSQAYQEIITISMVTCRAIGIGAYLVRLGQRVIQVENSHIILTGAGALNKVLGREVYTSNNQLGGIQIMHNNGVTHSTVPDDFEGVFTILQWLSYMPKNKHSPVPVIATTDPVDREIEYTPTKAPYDPRWMLAGRPHPTGKGAWQSGFFDHGSFMEIMGSWAQTVVVGRARLGGIPLGVIAVETRTVEFTVPADPANLDSESKVLQQAGQVWFPDSAFKTAQAICDFNREHLPLMVFANWRGFSGGMKDMYDQILKFGAYIVDALREFRQPVLVYIPPHAELRGGSWVVIDPTINPLCMELYADRESRGGVLEAEGTVEIKFRRKDLLKTMKRLDSVYASLVEQLASPELSDKQCLELESKLKAREEFLLPIYHQVAVQFVDLHDTPGRMQEKGVITDILDWKNVRTFFYWRLRRLLLEQVVKCEILQANKDLSDGHMQSMLRRWFVETEGTVKAYLWDNNQAVVEWLEKHLSEEDGTRSAIQENIKYLRRENTLKHIRSLVQANPDVAMDCIIHMSHIITPSQRAKLSHLLATMDSTSTS, from the exons TCTCGGAGCATCAGAGGATAACTCTTCAGACGAGGAACCTCTGGTCACCAAACCTCCAAGGGGCGCATCTCAGCCACCGACCTCCGTCCCCAGATCTTCTCCTCAGCAGACGTCCTCTGTAGTTCCACAGTCCAGCTCCTCAAGCATCAA GTCTAGCATGTCTGGTCTTCACTTGGTGAAAAAAGGACGTGAACACAGAAAGATGGATCTGCAGAGGGACTTCACTGTGGCCTCTCCTGCTGAGTTTGTCATCCGATTTGGTGGCAACCGGGTCATCGAAAAA GTGCTGATAGCTAACAATGGGATAGCCGCAGTCAAATGTATGCGTTCTATCCGTCGCTGGTCCTACGAAATGTTTCGCAATGAAAGGACCGTCCgttttgttgtcatggtaaccCCTGAAGACTTGAAAGCTAATGCAG AATACATTAAAATGGCAGATCATTATGTGCCTGTACCCGGTGGGCCCAACAATAACAACTACGCCAACGTAGAGCTGATAGTGGACATTGCTAAAAGAATCCCAGTGCAG GCTGTGTGGGCTGGTTGGGGTCATGCCTCAGAAAATCCCAAACTGCCCGAGCTGTTGAACAAAGCAGGAATATCATTCTTAG GGCCGTCCAGTAAGGCCATGTGGGCTCTCGGGGATAAGGTGGCTTCTTCCATTGTGGCTCAGAGTGCTGACATTCCCACACTACCATGGAGCGGATCAG GTCTGAGAGTGGACTGGGCAGAGGAGGACCAAACACTGGGCAATGTAATCAGTGTTCCTCCAGAGGTCTACACAAAGGGCTGCGTTCAGGATGTAGATGATGGGCTGGCA GGGGCTGAGAGAATTGGTTATCCGGTTATTATCAAGGCCTCTGAGGGTGGAGGTGGAAAGGGTATACGGAAAGTAGAAAGTTCTGAGGATTTTCCAAGTTTCTTTAGACAG GTTCAGACAGAGGTGCCTGGCTCACCTATCTTCATCATGCAGCTGGCTCAGCATGCGAGACACCTTGAGGTTCAGATACTTGCTGATGAGTATGGAAATGCCATCTCTCTTTTTGGACGAGATTGCTCCATCCAGAGAAGGCACCAGAAGATCATCGAGGAGGCGCCTGCCACCATAGCTGCTCCCTCAACATTGGAGCAAATGGAACAG TATGCTGTGCGACTGGCCAAGATGGTGGGCTACGTGAGTGCAGGCACTGTGGAATATCTCTTCTCTGAAGACGGAAGTTTCCATTTCCTGGAACTGAATCCTCGCCTGCAGGTGGAACATCCCTGTACAGAGATGATCGGAGATGTAAACCTGCCTGCTGCCCAGCTTCAG ATTGCGATGGGCATCCCCCTTCATAGAATTAAGGACATCCGCTTGCTTTATGGAGAAACTCCGTGGGGCGACACCATCATTAACTTTGAGACTCCTGACTGCATGCCAAGTCCAAGAGGGCACGTCATAGCTGTTCGGATCACCAGTGAGAACCCTGACGAG GGGTTCAAGCCCAGTTCTGGCACTGTGCAGGAGCTGAACTTCCGCAGCAGTAAAAATGTCTGGGGTTATTTCAGTGTGGGGGCAACTGGTGGCCTGCATGAATTTGCAGACTCCCAGTTTGGACACTGTTTCTCCTGGGGCGAGAACCGTGAAGAAGCCATTTc GAACATGGTGGTGGCTATGAAGGAGCTGTCCATCAGAGGTGACTTCAGGACCACGGTTGAATACCTCATTAAGTTACTAGAGACAGAAAGCTTCAGAAACAATGACATCGACACTGGCTGGCTGGATCATCTCATTGCAGAGAAAGTGCAG GCGGAGAGACCAGATACCATGCTGGGTATTGTTTGTGGTGCTTTGCATGTTGCTGATGCAAGCTTCCGAAAGAGCATGTCTGACTACCTACATTCACTGGAGAG AGGCCAAGTACTGCCTGCAGCCAGTCTCCTCAACTCTGTCAGTGTGGACCTAATATATGAAGGAGTCAAGTTCTGCCTCAAG GTGGCTCGCCAATCCCCAACAACATATGTCATCATGATGAATGGCTCCAACATCGAGATAGATGTCCATAGGCTGAGTGATGGTGGCCTCCTGCTGTGCTATGATGGCAGCAGCCACACCACCTACATGAAAGAGGAAGTGGACAG CTACCGCATCACTGTTGGCAACAAGACTTGTGTATTTGAGAAGGAGAAGGATCCCACGGTGCTGAGGTCGCCTTCTGCTGGTAAACTGCTGCAGTACATGGTTGAGGATGGAGGCCACATTTGTGCAGGAGAGACATACGCAGAGATTGAG GTGATGAAGATGGTGATGACTTTGACTGTGCAGCAGTCTGGTTGTGTCCACTTTGTCAAGAGACCTGGAGCAGTTCTGCAGCCTGGCTGTGTGGTGGCACATATAGACCTGGATGACCCCAGCAGTATACATCGG GTGGAGCTCAACACAGCCATACTGCCACCCCAGCAGCCACTGCCCATTGTTGGGGGAAAACTTCATCAGGTGTTTCACAGCGTGCTGGAAAACTTGGGTAAAGTCATGGACGGCTACTGCCTTGAAGAGCCCTACTTCAGCAGCAAG CTGAAACAATGGGTGGCTACCCTGATGAAGACTTTAAGGGACCCCTCGCTGCCACTGATGGAACTCCAGGAGATTATGACGAGTGTGGCGGGTCGCATTCCTCCTGGCGTGGAGAAAGATATCCGTAAAGTCATGGCCCAGTACGCGAGCAACATCACCTCTGTCCTCTGCCAATTCCCCAGCCAAAGG ATTGCAAATATTCTAGACAGCCATGCAGCAACTCTACAGAGGAAGGCTGACCGAGAGGTGTTCTTCATGAACACTCAGAGTATCGTTCAGCTGGTACAGAg GTACCGCAGTGGAATTCGTGGCTATACGAAGTCTGTGGTTCTCGATCTGCTCAAGCGATATCTGCAAGTAGAGATACAGTTTCAGCAAG CTCACTATGACAAGTGTGTGATCAACCTGAGAGAGCAGCACAAACCTGACATGAGTCCTGTGCTGGAGTACATCTTCTCTCATGCCCAGGTCCCCAAGAAGAACATCCTAGTCACAATGCTCATA GACCAACTTTGTGGAAGGGATTCCACGCTAGCAGATGAGCTGATGGCCATTCTGAACGAGCTCACGCAGCTTAGCAAGATGGAGAACTCAAAGGTGGCACTGAGAGCCAGACAG GTCTTGATTGCCTCCCATTTACCATCATACGAACTGAGGCACAACCAGGTGGAGTCCATCTTCCTGTCAGCCATTGATATGTATGGCCACCAGTTTTGTCCAGAAAACTTGAAG AAACTCATTCTCTCCGAAACCTCCATTTTTGATGTTTTGCCCAATTTCTTCTAtcactccaatcaagttgtctGCATGGCTGCCTTGGAG GTGTATGTGCGCAGAGCTTACATCGCCTATGAGCTGAATAGCATCCAGCATCACCAGCTGCAGGATGGAACATGCGCTGTAGACTTCCAGTTTATGCTACCGTCATCACATCCGAACAG GATTCCTGTGCCAGTGAGTGGATCAAGCCAGTTTAAAATGAGGCGGCAGAGTAGTGAGCTCTTCATGGAGGAAGCCTGGTCTCCACCCTGCCAGCGAATGGGCGCCATGGTGGCTTTCCAGTGTTTTGACGACTTTAAAAG gAATGTTGATGAAGTTCTCGCCAGCTTTGCAGAACCACTCTTGGAGAGTGCTCCGTTCTCAGAGTCCTGCTCCAGTCTCTATGAGGAGGAGAACTTCAAG AATATGAAGGAGAACCCAATCCACATCATTAATGTGTCCATAAAAACAGCAGACACAAAAGATGACGATGCTTTGGTTACAGCCTTCACTGCCTTTGCCCAGTCAAAG aaagCTGTCCTCTTTGAGTGTGGAATCAGGAGAATCACATTTTTGATTGCACAGAAG AGAGAATTTCCCAAGTTCTTCACTTTCAGAGCTAGAGATGgg TTCCAGGAGGATCGTATTTACCGTAATCTGGAGCCAGCTTTAGCGTTTCAGCTGGAGCTGAACCGCATGAGGAACTTTGACCTGACAGCCGTTCCCTGTGCCAACCACAAGATGCACCTCTACCTCGGTGCTGCTCGTGTGCAGGAGGGGGCTGAAGTCACAGACTACCGCTTCTTCATACGAGCTATTATCCGCCACTCAGATCTCATTACAAAG GAAGCTTCCTTTGAATACCTTCAAAATGAGGGAGAACGTCTTCTGTTGGAGGCCATGGATGAGTTGGAGGTGGCCTTCAGTAACACCAGTGTCCGCACAGACTGCAACCACATCTTCCTCAACTTCGTACCCACTGTCATTATGGACCCCTCTAAA ATAGAGGAGTCTGTTCGCTCCATGGTGATGCGCTACGGCATCCGTCTTTGGAAGCTGCGGGTCATGCAGGCTGAGCTGAAGATCAACATCCGTCTGACACCAACTGGGAATGCCGTTCCTATCCGCTTGTTTCTTACTAATGAGTCTGGCTATTACTTGGACATCAGCCTGTACAAGGAGGTCACTGACCCAAGTTctggacag ATCATGTTCAAGTCATATGGAGATAAGCAGGGTCCTCTGCATGGCATGCTGATCAACACTCCGTATGTGACCAAAGACCTGCTGCAGGCCAAGCGCTTCCAGGCTCAAACTCTGGGGACTACATACGTATATGACTTCCCCGAGATGTTCAGACAG GCACTGTTTAAGCTGTGGGGTCCAGGGGACAAACACCCTAAAGACGTGCTGATGTGCACCGAGCTGGTTCTGGACCCTCAAGGTCGACTCGTGCAGATGAACCGCCTGCCTGGAGACAATAAT GTGGGAATGGTTGCATTCAGGATGAAGATGAAGACTCCAGAGTACCCAGAGGGCAGAGATATCATTGTCATCTGTAATGACATCACTCACATGATCGGCTCATTTGGTCCTCAAGAGGATGAGCTGTTCCTCAGGGCGTCTGAGTTGGCTCGTGCTGAGGGCATCCCCCGCATTTACATAGCAGCCAACAGTGGAGCGCGCATTGGCCTCGCTGAAGAGATCAAACACATGTTCCAGGTGGCCTGGATTGACCCCGCTGACCCCTACAAG GGTTTCAAGTACCTTTACCTGACACCGCAGGACTACACACGTATCAGCTCCACCAATGCTGTTCACTGTCACCATGTAGAGGAAGGTGGAGAGTCCAG GTACATCATCACTGACGTCATCGGGAAGGACGAAGGTCTTGGGGTTGAGAACCTGCGAGGTTCTGGCACCATTGCTGGAGAATCCTCTCAGGCCTATCAGGAGATTATTACAATTAGTATG GTGACATGTCGCGCTATAGGAATCGGAGCCTATCTGGTCCGTTTGGGACAGAGAGTGATTCAGGTGGAAAACTCTCACATTATCCTGACTGGAGCAGGCGCTCTTAACAAG GTTTTGGGCAGAGAGGTCTATACTTCCAACAACCAGCTGGGAGGGATCCAGATCATGCACAATAATGGAGTCACACACAGCACTGTGCCAGATGACTTTGAGGGCGTCTTCACCATCCTCCAGTGGCTCTCCTATATGCCAAAG AACAAACACTCCCCTGTGCCTGTTATAGCAACTACAGATCCAGTGGACAGAGAGATAGAATATACTCCTACAAAAGCACCGTATGACCCCCGCTGGATGCTGGCCGGGAGACCTCATCCAA CGGGGAAAGGTGCCTGGCAGAGTGGTTTCTTCGACCACGGCTCTTTCATGGAGATCATGGGGTCTTGGGCTCAGACAGTGGTAGTGGGCAGAGCACG GTTAGGAGGAATTCCACTTGGTGTCATTGCTGTTGAAACACGCACAGTTGAGTTCACAGTCCCGGCAGATCCAGCAAACCTGGATTCAGAATCCAAA GTTCTGCAGCAGGCTGGCCAGGTGTGGTTTCCAGATTCAGCTTTTAAAACGGCTCAGGCGATTTGTGACTTCAACCGTGAACATCTGCCTCTCATGGTGTTTGCCAACTGGAGGGGCTTCTCTGGTGGAATGAAGG ATATGTATGACCAGATACTGAAGTTTGGGGCCTATATCGTGGACGCCCTGCGTGAGTTCCGACAGCCGGTGCTGGTGTACATCCCACCACACGCTGAGCTGAGAGGAGGCTCATGGGTGGTGATAGACCCCACCATCAATCCACTGTGTATGGAGCTCTATGCAGACAGGGAGAGCAG AGGTGGTGTGCTGGAAGCTGAGGGTACAGTGGAGATCAAATTCAGGAGGAAGGACCTACTGAAGACTATGAAAAGACTAGATTCAGTCTATGCTAGTCTTGTTGAGCAGCTTG CTTCCCCAGAGCTGTCTGACAAACAGTGCCTAGAGCTGGAGTCAAAGCTCAAAGCAAGGGAGGAATTCCTGTTGCCCATCTACCACCAGGTGGCAGTGCAGTTTGTAGATCTCCATGACACCCCAGGCAGGATGCAGGAGAAGGGTGTCATTACT GATATTTTGGATTGGAAGAATGTGCGGACCTTCTTCTACTGGCGTCTGCGGCGCCTCCTGTTGGAGCAGGTGGTGAAGTGTGAGATTCTTCAGGCCAACAAGGACCTCAGTGATGGACACATGCAGTCCATGTTGCGACGCTGGTTTGTTGAAACAGAAGGAACAGTCAAG